One Dysidea avara chromosome 8, odDysAvar1.4, whole genome shotgun sequence genomic window, TTCGAGGACGAATTGGAAACTGACACACTAGAAGATGTTTATGTTTATGTGACAAGGAAGCAGTATAGAGAAGGCCTTACTCAAAATCAGAAGCGAATTGTAAGAAGAAAGGCAGCAAACTTTTGTGTGGTTGATGGAGAATTGGTGTTTAGAAAAAAACATAAAGGAAAGGATGAGGTGTGGCTATagtgcacatacatgcatgtatatgtagccATATCATTTCTTAATTTGCATGTTCAGGTGCAACAAGTTCGATACATTAGAGAAAGAAAGGAACAGCTTAGGATTGTACAAGCTTGTCATGGAGATCAGACCTCTGGCCATCTTGGATACAGGAAGACACTGGCAAGAATTACTGAGAGGTTTATGTGGAAAGGGGTATCTAAGGATGCTAAAGAAATTGTAAGATGCACTCTGCATGAGCATGTAATACAAATGTGATGCCATATCTTGTACGGAATGCATAGGTGCAACGATGTGATATTTGCCAGCATGTGAACAGAAAGCTAGAAACTATTGCCCCTGCACTGAATCCTGTACCAGTCAAGGCTCCCTGGTATCATCTAGGCGTAGATTTTGTTGGCCCAATTGCATATCAGTCTCCAGCaggtatgtatacagtaaaagCATGCAATGGCTCTGTAAAGATTAATGGTGAGATCTGTGGCAAACATATTATATTAATATAGTGACCATCACtaaaatataatatagctattggCATTCACTTGTCACAGGTATCACCATGCACTTACTTTTCACAGTGCATGCATGAATCAgcatcaattattattatttattctgtAAAAATTGCACACATTTTTTGCAGGAAATCGCTATATTTTAACAGTTATTGACTACTTCACAAAGTGGGCAGAGGCCATAGCTACCCCGGACAAAAGTGCATTTCAAGTAGCTAATTCTCTATTTGAGGTATCTATATACGTAGCTTTATGTAAATGATATCTATTTATAGATCTGTGTTTTATTATAGATTTTCATGAGGATGGGAATTCCTAGAGTCATCACAACAGATCAGGGAACAGAATTTAACAACCACCTTGATAAACGAATGATGTCATTGCTCCAGATTGATCACAGATTAACAACTGCTTATCATCCGCAGGTATAATTTTCTTGCATTGGTGTCCGTAGCAATTATACAACTACATTGTTATTATATCATATACAGATTGTCGATTAAGTATATATATTTCCCTTAGGCCAATGGCTTGGTTGAACGATTTAACCAGACACTACAGAACATGATTGTGAAATTTATTGATCATAAGAAAGAGCAATGGGAAGACTTTTTGGATACATgtgtttatagctataatacctCCAAACAAGAATCTACACAATACTCACCATTTGAACTCATGTTTGCACGAAAGCCAGTGCTACCGGTTGACATTAATACCGAAAAGAAAGATCCTGATGTATTGTTAACGGATTTTTGCAAAGCAGAAGATCCTTCTCTACTTAATGAGCTTCATCATGCTAAGCAAGCAACACTTAATGCTGCAAAGGCTAACATTCTGAAAGCACAACAAAGACAAAAAGAACAGTATGATAAGAGAAACTATAAGCCAGGTATGTAATATATATCTAAAGATACGCCAGTTCAATTTCTTTATGTAGGAGCTTATGCTGTAGGAGCCAAAATGCTTATTAGAGATAATAAAAGGAAGAAAAGGAAGGGAGGAAAACTGGATTACAGATGGCTTGGTCCTTATGAAATTGTAAAATCACTAGGAAAAGGTCTCTACAGTTTAAAAGGAGTTGAAAATCCTGAAAAGGTCATTGAAAGAGTGCATGGCACTCGTCTCAAGCCTTATATGTCTCCAATACAGCCAATACCTCCTAAAGTAAGTTAACTGAATATTTGACATTACTTCTACCTTGGTTACCTCTTCTGTTTATGTTTAGAGTCCAACTGCAGTAGATGCATCTACCAGTTCTGGTACATCATATTCCGATTCATCAagcaaaaatcaaaaatttaAGGATTGTGAAGGTATTTATTTATATAATACATTCAGTTAAGGATGTACACCCTGTCTTActaatactgtatgcataattGTGTGTATCTGCATAAATTATGTGTATAGATAAATTTAtaagttatttgtttgtagtaaacCGACTGCAAGATCAACAAATGGAATCTGACAGTACTGCAAGAAATTCTAATTCACCTGTGCCACTTCCTTCATTAAGCCAAGGAATAAGCAAGGAGCACTCTGATGGTATATGTGTATATTTATTGAATTATACTTCAAGGTGTGCACATCGTACTTATTTCATTTAGTTGTACAGGATAGCCAGGAAGTTAACAGTATAATTCAAGCTAGCACACCTCTTTGTATGGAAGAGTTTGTTCCTGAACTACTTCCAAGTGGCACTCGAATTTCACCAATTTGTGGGACTAAGAAAGGAGATACACAGCTTAGTGCTACACCTAAATCACCTGGTAGGTGTTTCAACAAATTTCTGTATTATTTTGATTCATCACAAATTACAGAGAATAGAATTGTAGATGCAATTTTTGATTCGCCTAAAGGAGTTACTAAATGTAAAAGATTACTGCAGTTTTCTAGTCCTGATAAGAATTGTCCTGATCTTGTGAAACCACAGAGGAAGCGCAAATTGCTGAAAGATGTTTTTAAAACTGTAAGTTTGGCGTATTCATCTGCATAATGGTGCTGCTACATGTGGCACATTGTACAGAATGAGAGTGCTTGCAAGAAGGTAAAGAGTGATCCAGTGAAGGAGATTCATAAGAATGACTGTGAGATGGATACAGGATCCACTAATAATGCAGAGGTATAATAACaatgctatacagtagttatacagctatacattatgCTACATGGAGCACATGTATAATGAATatatgttatgtatgtatgcacaaaaTATTATCATGTGTTTTATTCCTCAAGAAACAGCTTACTAAGATTTGGAATGGAAAACCATGTCATGTTGTTAAAGCAAGGATAGGTAGAAATGCAGTTCACCACGGAAGTTTCCACAGCCTAAAACCAAATCAAGATGTAAATGATGAGGTTCATTAATGTCTGACATGTATGTGCTTATTTAAATGTATTAAATTCCAAAGATAATCCATACATACCTTGAACTGTTATCAAATATCCAAGGAAATACTTTTGCCATGATTTCTCAGACACTATCTTGCATACTCAGCCATACCTCTGCTGGGAAGCATTCACACCTATTGTCTAAGGTACAGTTACAATGACGGTTAGTAACATTTTGCACACAATAACAAAGTAATTAagctatgtataattattgcaaTGAGAGTTGTTCCCTTGGTTGCTAGGAATCATTGAGCACGTATAAGTACATTGGAGGATGCTACAACCAAGGTAGTAACCATTGGATTCTCATTGTAAGTCTGCTCATCAGTAACATTGTCATCTGTTACGCTATTATGTTTTTAGGCTATGGACTTGGAGCAGAAAAGCTTTTATTATCTTGATCCCTATGGACCTTCACGGTCAAGCCGTGGTGCATTTGCTGCTGTAAAGTTAGTTAGTTACATGGCAAATAAGTTTTTTGGCATACATGTTACTTGAAAATGTGACTTCAATTGCTgaacacctgtttatacaggaATTACTTCAAGAGAAGGGGTGAAATATTAGGAAAGGACCATTTAGACATCACTAAGTTTGAGTTGAAGCAGCTGAAGAGAAAGATTCAGTATGATACCTCCAACTGTGGTGTATACTGCATGAAGGTATAATCATACAATCATTATAAGTATAGCATTATAGTTTTTTGTTAGATGGCTGAGCAGCTGTTTCTATCAGGAAGCATTGAAGAAAATAGCCTGTGCAGAATGAATACTACACAAGCACGGATTGATATAGGTGTTGCATTGCTTTCATACTCAGGTACTATAGTACATAATGACCTCTAGCTACAAACGAATGTGCCTGCATTATGGTATTTGATATACACATTCTATAGTTGATATGACCGAAAGGTGTATAATGTGTGGTGCAGGGGAACAAAGTATAAGTCATCCACAATATGTTGATTGGGTAAGACtaatacacaataatatatgcacattttaatgtaTTTTTACAGGTACGATGTGATAAATGTAAGCAATGGTCACACATCATCTGTACCAACCTGAAGCCTGAAGAGGCCAAGAATGTAAAAACTTTTTCATGCCACGAATGCTCCCAGGACATTCACCAGATTAATGACTTTGAATAATTGCAACCATGCCATGTATCTTTATAGCTACAGTGCTTTAGCATTATAATCTTATTTTAATAGCAAAATTCACCTGTGGAAAATTGTAACAGAATTAGCTACGTAGCAAGATATGAGTAACTATACCTAACATAGCTACAGTTAACTATTATTAGCTGTGCCAGAATATAGCTACACTGCATGTTAATTCGAAAATATGAACTTCATACACTGTAGGTAACACCTGTGGCAACTTGTATGAATctcatacatgtagctatgattTGTATGATCTTCATGCAAGTTGGCACAGGAGTCATCCACTCGAATTAACAGTGTAATTATTCTAATCACGAATTGTTCTGGAATAGAAACTACAGTATAGTACACCATAGTTGTTTATGCTAGCAAAGAGACGTTCTACTATAGGGTCGGCTATATTATGCTCAGTCCAAGTACTGGTATTGATATAGCTTTCTTGTAGCAAAGCCACGGCATCAGGCATGCGTTTGTGGACGCTTAGTTACGGTGGCAGAGGGATCCCTGGTGGCACAGTGGCGGAATACTTGAGGTAGGGAGTGCCGTTATGGCCGGCTAATGAAAGACTGGAGGCGGACCATTTATGTTCAGGCCGGACCATTTTTGCACAGACATGtatggtccggggggaccagttatgcatgcacaaatggtccggccggaccatttatgacagcataaatggtccggccggaccgtttTTGCCCGGACCATCGGTGCGTTGACAGTTCATTACAGATGTCTATTTTATAACTTTCTTCATAACTTTTCGAAGGATGACTCCTGGCCTGTTGATCAAATGGGAATGTTGTCTATGTCTTATTGGTCATCAGTTGTGTTTCCTTCATCACCATCATTAAGGTGAGTTTGTAACAACAAGAAATATCTGAGGGGTCACCAACGTCCATGCAAAATATCAACATTGTGTATGAGATTCTAAATATtgtaaatacaatataatttttTGCAGTGATATTTACATTCTGCTACTTGTGCTGGGGAGAGTGGCTGACACAGCCTTATACAGGAACTTAGTTTACAGAGACACAGGTGTACTTCGCAAAATCCAGTAGGTAATTAGCTAGCCAATCCCAATCCTGGTTCGACTGGAAGTCTTGCTCAAAGCAATCTTGAGTCCTTTGTCGTGACTCTAGTAAAGATTTGTGTGACTCAAACTCACTACGTGGCTGATTGCATGTCCAACTTGGTAATTGAGTTTGTGAATGGACGGAAACAAAAATATTTGGGTTTTTCAGATTTCAGGGTTTCTAAATATCTAATGGATTTATTGAATTTCTCAAATAGTGCATGAGAGTCCCAAGGTGCTGGCGACCCCTCGGAAATATGTGAatataattttaataataagACATTTAAAAATGTTACTAGGTGGCTTACTTGTAGGAATGTAGCTTTTGGTGGTGAAAACCGCAACAGTTTTTGTGTGTGATAACATGAACAGTCTTTGTTATTTTTAACTCTCTCACAGCCACACCTGCCATATGGTGGTTTCAATATACGTATAAACACCCATAACATGattagcatcacattctaaacactctgtaacttcagttgtagcccctgcacttatcctgtagtgggcatGCCCTTGAACAGGGATAGCCGGTCTTTCACCTACCATTGCGCAGTTAGATGATGGAATTGCCTACTTTTGGAATGTCAATGACAAACATTGTACATGATTCTTTGAAATGATAATGacactactaatgaagagaaatagtaaggagagggattatatgGCGTGCTGCTACTTTTGTACACCTCAAAACAGTGTCCTCGTGTCTGTATGCGCATGTGCTGTTGGAAAACCACACTTGGAGATAATCACTTCAACTGTAAATAGGTTAGCCATAGTTCATTATTATGAACAGTCCTACCCTGTAAAGTTGTTAAATTTCACATTTGGTTTTACTTAGACCAATTTTtcactttaaagttatataatggctttgtggttttGCTTGTGTAAACAGCAACTCGATAATCGAATTTCTTGTTCTACAGGTGTTAGGCATGGACAGGACATGTGTTACACACAGGTGTTACATGCTGGCTACCTTTAACATAAAGCTTCTTCGCCGCACAATTGTGGGTGTGGACAGACAAAGACATACGTACACACACTTttcggaaaacaatttcaggaaaccaggtaCACACTTGCCCATTGTTCAACACTTAAACTCcctcaccgccaaatttgtagaaGCTCCAATCTAagtactgcttctaaactgcgaTAACTTACAAACCATACCAGATacaatcctataaaactatacaTCTATTCACTTGCTATTCCTAACACTTATACTGTGagcactttaatagaacatacgccTAAGGTGTGAACTGCTTTTCCAGTAGACTGTACCGGTATTGTAGCTACGGAAAATGACAGTTCATTCCTTGTAGACTATCAGAAATTGTGTATTCCTTTGAGTTTAAAGGTTGATTTCAGGTAATACTTTTGTataagaaagcccaaacctccatgatccctactatacagtactaccgtaaaTCAGTAAAATTTCGGCATAGAAAATTTTCGTCTATTAAAATTTCGACACAACATATTTCGTCACTAGCATAATCGATGAAAATTTTTTGACGGAATAACTACACGTTAATATTatagttaaaaataattcgtcGTTTTAATTTTGGTCTATACTGCTAGCGACCAAAATTTTTGACGACGAACTTTTCCTGATTTATGGTATATGATAAtctagttgtgtatgtatgagTAGACATCCTGCAACATACATCATTCCACAGTCAAATGTTGTTATTTTAGATCTTCATAGAAATATTTAAAACCTTAACTAAAAGTTCGGTTGAAATTGTTagaatgataattattattataggaGCTTAACACACTTGAAGGTGGTGGAGAAGCAAATTTGGTCAATGTCATGACAAAATGGAGCAATTTATTGAGGTTTAGCCACTCTACATTGTATAATAGATTATCTGTTTAGTTATAAACTGACTTTGACTTCAGAGAACTTGATTATCTGTTGACTGTTCTCTTTGAGTATACCAATCAATTTTAaaaaagctgactggtttccgGAAACTGGTGAACCTCCCTACCTAGTCTTGCGTAGCCAAACcacttttttttccttttgtgtAGGTGTCGGGGGAAAAGAAGGGTCTGGTACACCTAcattaagaattctgtgtaagGTTCCGCTGCAGTCAGGGTGaatgttgattgctgctgattGGTGAAGCCCTAAACTTCTTAGACCTGTTAAAAAGTGCAGCCTGATCTCACTGCATACTGTTCACTTGTGTTGCTGCTGAATGGCGCACGTGACACTTTTAATAGGTCTGAGAAGTTTAGTGCTTCATCAATCAACATTCACCCTTACTGCAGTGGAAAGTTACACAGAATTTTTAATGTAGGTGTACCAGACTATTTTTTCCCCAACGctcacacaaaagaaaaaaagcggtctggctatgTGAGACTACCCCCCACCGTAAAGTCACACATGATTAGAATACTTCACATCAATACTGAGCTGTTGGGTTGAAGTGCTTCTGAGACCATGAGATGTTTGATAACACATGACCAACTTGGAAATTTGTGGTGGATGGTAAACAAGAGATTGTAGTTGTTTACTGTTACCATTCCTAATATGGTCTTTAGGACAACATGATTGTTGGTATATGACATTTTATGCGTTTAGAATTTTTGGATTCTCACTAATCCAAGCAgtacaagtgactgttctattagagtattttgtcaactgttatatgtgactggctgagtAAAAATCAGCCGTTTTcacattcctcgaattccattttatttcATCTCTGTAacctatagtaacaaaggagtggacagccaaagttttagccttttatgatgaatggtcttggagcTATAGCACTTGACATTTGGAGCAGTGATAAACTTGATTTGCACAGCAACAATACGGGAAATAAAGTACAGGCACTTagataattgatcataactcacgattgaaataagctacaaagatgggacttggctcaaagTATAGGTTTTACTGATTTGAGCTTAATTTCAGTACGTACGAATGCAATTATAGTGTGTGtaaatttttcatgtagcacGCGTAgttttacccagtgtatttcaatatagtttatggcaaaatagaattttgccgGTTCTTACTCAGTAGGTCACAAATGTTCTATCACTAGATTTTGTATAtagtgaccgggcctgcaaaaacagggcatgtgggcacaaactacactcatCACATGATGGAttatatctcagtattggaatagcatatttgtattctgtaacttgtgttATATGACCAGTTAAATGTTTAACATTTCACTACTATAgtataatggtataaaaagttacgagtcatgaaagtttgaaaaagtagacaaattaatttatgtacccacatgccctgttttcataGGCTCAGCTAAATTCATAATCAATGGTCTGcactaatctgaacagactTTGTCTTGATAACAGAGCTGTGTATTAGTGATGATCCAGTGTAGTATAACCTTTGTATGTACTAAATGTTTTGTACACTCTTGAAACGTCTCACCGGAATGTGTAATGAAGAAGATTACGTTGTTTGTGTTTAATGATTTCACATGGTATTAAAAGTGAAGTGCTAAGTTAAAGTGTGTGACATTTCAGCATAGTGTGTACTCTACTattctgttgttgttgttgaaaTACAGTACAATGTAACAAGATTTGGATATCAGGCAGTTTGTACAAGTGTTGTTTCCTCCTGTATAAAATGGTTGAATGTCCTTCATAATCTGTACCATTGTATTTTTGAAGTTTAGTGtgattgttcaattagagtgttttgcaTGTTTTATTAAATGTATTTAGACAAAGCTTTGTATGTTATAGTTACAAGCACTGCCATGCACATGTACAGAAAATGCAGCATGAGGgatgtgtcgagaggctaatacagcatgaggcaaagccaagtgtaTTCGTACACACAAACATATGTAGTATTATATTGTACCTCTGGTCGTCTTGCTCAGAGCATTTATCTGAGAGTGCCCAAACCACATCAATTTTCGGTATCAGTAATTGTTTGCATGATCTATTTCACAACTGATAGATTAgtctggctagttttagtgattcaCAATGTCACACATGTGATCAATCGTCTTGTCTAAGTGAGGTTCTTTTCATGACATTCCTTAACATACAGTTACTATAGCTAATTGGTACTGTAATACAGTACTTGTCGGCACTGTGTTCCTCCCATATAAAGTACAATATGAGCTTTCCCAACCAATTCACTAAACATTTTTATCATCACCTGATACCATTTGTGGTCCAGATAACCAATGATCTACTATATATCACCTAAACACATACTggtatacactacactacaatatcTTAGTACTATGACAGTGTAGCTAGTCTACTTTCTGATATACTTGTTACATGTGAAATGATTTACTGTGTCATTAGTCATTAGATAGTAGACTAGTCACTCTGATATTATTCTAGTTTTATAGTAATAATTTCACTGCTCATGATTACACCAGTTCATAATTGTTCTGTAAACAGTGAGACACACATTTTTATTATAGCCTTGAGCAAATGGCAATGGTATGGAAGCCATTCACATTATTGCTGTACCATCACTTTAATGTACAGGACTTTTAATATCAACTTGTTGACATCAATGCATGGAAGATTGGAAGAATTTCACAAGTCTGCTAATACCATTGAAAAGGAATGTGACAGAGGTGACCACTACATAAACACATAATATTCATAGTTGATGTTATCATATTGTAGAGTTGAAAAAGAGTGTCAATGAAGCAAAAGAAGCTTGTACCAGGACAGTTAAGACAAGTAAAAATCTGGCAAAGAAAACTACGAAAGGTGAGGACATGTTGTGTGTGTAATGTTCCCAGGTCATTCCCTAATGTTGGGTCATGTTGTTGGTGTTTGTTACTTGTCAATGTGGGACCATGTTTGGTGTTTTGGTCTTGTAAATCATATAAGCCATCTTGAGAGCAAGAATAGACCACTTTATTTAAAGGCATGAGGAATTTAATTAAGGATTGACAATGTCTGGAGTACATATTTTCTAAACCACACTTTGGTTCCCATACAAATTTGTATGTTTTCAAAGTGTCTCAAAGGCTTACAGTTCCTTGGATTGAAATGAAACTTGGACACAGGATTTACCACCTTCAATTGGCACATACAGAGTGAAAATAGCATGTTCATAGGTGAAGATATGGCTTCAAGAATGTAACACATGTTGTGGTTAACCCTCTCACCGCCACAAAATATGGCGGTTTCCGATTATAAACGTccgtagcatcacattctaaacgctctgtaacttcagtcgagcattttagtagcccctgcgcttatcctgtagtgtgcacgcccttaagtgaattgataacaagcattgtagacgattcttcgacgtgataatggcactactaataaagagaaacagtaaggagagagattatataggttggagtgacTTTTGTATGcctcgaaacagtgacctcgtgcttgtatgcacatgtgcacttgctcaaatgttggaaaaccagacttagagataatcgcttcaactgtaaactggttagtgatgtttattgtgttattataaacagtgctagccagtaaagtagtgaaatttcacgtttggtttcGCTTAGATCAATTTtcgtactttaaagttatataatgaaTTTGTGGTTActgttgtgtaaacaacaacttcataattgaattccttgttctatagcgagtaagttgatatatagttttatatgATTAtgtggtatggtgtgtaagttatagaaacagtagattggagcctctacaaatgtgGCGGTGAAGGGGTTAAGAAAAAGGCTGTTAGTCACAGAAACACTTGCTGAAAATATCCTAATGTATCAGTATCCAGTCCTACAAGCCATAAGCAGTAAAGGTCAAATAATGCTTTACTCCCATTCTGTTACTGAATACTTTGCC contains:
- the LOC136265157 gene encoding uncharacterized protein isoform X2 encodes the protein MAHNTDKEDNHFEDELETDTLEDVYVYVTRKQYREGLTQNQKRIVRRKAANFCVVDGELVFRKKHKGKDEVQQVRYIRERKEQLRIVQACHGDQTSGHLGYRKTLARITERFMWKGVSKDAKEIVQRCDICQHVNRKLETIAPALNPVPVKAPWYHLGVDFVGPIAYQSPAGNRYILTVIDYFTKWAEAIATPDKSAFQVANSLFEIFMRMGIPRVITTDQGTEFNNHLDKRMMSLLQIDHRLTTAYHPQANGLVERFNQTLQNMIVKFIDHKKEQWEDFLDTCVYSYNTSKQESTQYSPFELMFARKPVLPVDINTEKKDPDVLLTDFCKAEDPSLLNELHHAKQATLNAAKANILKAQQRQKEQYDKRNYKPGAYAVGAKMLIRDNKRKKRKGGKLDYRWLGPYEIVKSLGKGLYSLKGVENPEKVIERVHGTRLKPYMSPIQPIPPKSPTAVDASTSSGTSYSDSSSKNQKFKDCEVNRLQDQQMESDSTARNSNSPVPLPSLSQGISKEHSDVVQDSQEVNSIIQASTPLCMEEFVPELLPSGTRISPICGTKKGDTQLSATPKSPENRIVDAIFDSPKGVTKCKRLLQFSSPDKNCPDLVKPQRKRKLLKDVFKTNESACKKVKSDPVKEIHKNDCEMDTGSTNNAELTKIWNGKPCHVVKARIGRNAVHHGSFHSLKPNQDVNDEIIHTYLELLSNIQGNTFAMISQTLSCILSHTSAGKHSHLLSKESLSTYKYIGGCYNQGSNHWILIAMDLEQKSFYYLDPYGPSRSSRGAFAAVKNYFKRRGEILGKDHLDITKFELKQLKRKIQYDTSNCGVYCMKMAEQLFLSGSIEENSLCRMNTTQARIDIGVALLSYSVDMTERCIMCGAGEQSISHPQYVDWVRCDKCKQWSHIICTNLKPEEAKNVKTFSCHECSQDIHQINDFE
- the LOC136265157 gene encoding uncharacterized protein isoform X1, which translates into the protein MAHNTDKEDNHFEDELETDTLEDVYVYVTRKQYREGLTQNQKRIVRRKAANFCVVDGELVFRKKHKGKDEVQQVRYIRERKEQLRIVQACHGDQTSGHLGYRKTLARITERFMWKGVSKDAKEIVQRCDICQHVNRKLETIAPALNPVPVKAPWYHLGVDFVGPIAYQSPAGNRYILTVIDYFTKWAEAIATPDKSAFQVANSLFEIFMRMGIPRVITTDQGTEFNNHLDKRMMSLLQIDHRLTTAYHPQANGLVERFNQTLQNMIVKFIDHKKEQWEDFLDTCVYSYNTSKQESTQYSPFELMFARKPVLPVDINTEKKDPDVLLTDFCKAEDPSLLNELHHAKQATLNAAKANILKAQQRQKEQYDKRNYKPGAYAVGAKMLIRDNKRKKRKGGKLDYRWLGPYEIVKSLGKGLYSLKGVENPEKVIERVHGTRLKPYMSPIQPIPPKSPTAVDASTSSGTSYSDSSSKNQKFKDCEVNRLQDQQMESDSTARNSNSPVPLPSLSQGISKEHSDVVQDSQEVNSIIQASTPLCMEEFVPELLPSGTRISPICGTKKGDTQLSATPKSPENRIVDAIFDSPKGVTKCKRLLQFSSPDKNCPDLVKPQRKRKLLKDVFKTNESACKKVKSDPVKEIHKNDCEMDTGSTNNAEKQLTKIWNGKPCHVVKARIGRNAVHHGSFHSLKPNQDVNDEIIHTYLELLSNIQGNTFAMISQTLSCILSHTSAGKHSHLLSKESLSTYKYIGGCYNQGSNHWILIAMDLEQKSFYYLDPYGPSRSSRGAFAAVKNYFKRRGEILGKDHLDITKFELKQLKRKIQYDTSNCGVYCMKMAEQLFLSGSIEENSLCRMNTTQARIDIGVALLSYSVDMTERCIMCGAGEQSISHPQYVDWVRCDKCKQWSHIICTNLKPEEAKNVKTFSCHECSQDIHQINDFE
- the LOC136265164 gene encoding protein MTSS 2-like isoform X2, giving the protein MGMLSMSYWSSVVFPSSPSLSDIYILLLVLGRVADTALYRNLVYRDTGVLRKIQTFNINLLTSMHGRLEEFHKSANTIEKECDRELKKSVNEAKEACTRTVKTSKNLAKKTTKEKFDEVQALKTELAKKQHEATNRIQFVYDLERRQLAKLLVEERAWYCTLIGNYMGVMNVGMSMVGEACPLAAVTSNFQDSL
- the LOC136265164 gene encoding protein MTSS 2-like isoform X1, which translates into the protein MGMLSMSYWSSVVFPSSPSLSFIVIISLLMITPVHNCSVNSETHIFIIALSKWQWYGSHSHYCCTITLMYRTFNINLLTSMHGRLEEFHKSANTIEKECDRELKKSVNEAKEACTRTVKTSKNLAKKTTKEKFDEVQALKTELAKKQHEATNRIQFVYDLERRQLAKLLVEERAWYCTLIGNYMGVMNVGMSMVGEACPLAAVTSNFQDSL